The following nucleotide sequence is from Nitrososphaerota archaeon.
TTAAGCCTACTCCTGAAAATGGGATTTCAGCGAAGCGACCCCTTCCAGAAATCCGGGACCCTGCTGGGGTAGACCACTTCCTTCGCGCCGAGGAACCCGCCAAGGTCTTCAATGGCCCTCGCGACCTCGTCAGCGGCCTGCCTGTCGTGGGGAGCCCCCTTCTCAGCGTGAACAGCGTTGACGACCAGCCTCTTCCCTCTTCTGTCCATGACAGGGTCGACTCTGCCGATCAACCGGTCCCCCTGCAGGATTGGGAGGACGTAGTAGCCGTGGGTCCGCTTGTGCTTGGGGGTGTAGATCCCTATCCTGTAGTGGAATCCAAAAAGTGCGTCCGTCCTGTCTCTGTCGCAGATCAGGTTGTCGAAGGGAGAAAGCAACGTCGTCCTCGGCCTCCAGCGTCCTGACTCGATGCGGTCGAGCAGCTTCAGGTCGTCCGAATGCACGTAGTACTGCTCCTTCTCCCCTTCCACCTGGACCCGCTCGACCTTCGATTCATCCTCCAGACGTTGGAGGGTCCCGACTAGGTTCGGGTATCTCCCCCGAAGGAAGTGGAACCTGATATTGGCCTTGGTCGCCATACCGAGTGCCTTGATTGCCCTCTGGACGGCGTGATGCTCTACCTCCTCTTCGGTCAGGTCTCCTTTCTCTGTCCAGGCAGGGAGGAACTCCTCCGTAAGCCCCCAGACCTTCTGTATCCCCTGCCGCCCGACGACCATGATATCGCCCCGGAAGAAGAGATATGTGAGCATCCGGGAAACGTCGCTCGAAGAACTCCACCCCATGGTATGCTTGTTCATGCGGGGTTTTTCGAACTGTCTCGAAAGGCGCGGCCCCCTTTTCAGTTCGTCCAGGATGTACTGCTTCACCTTGGCGTTCTCCCTTACCCATTCCTTGACTCTGGCCCCCCACAGCGGAGAGATCGGCGCGTCGTCCGGCCAGTTCTTCATCATCGGATAATACAGCGGGTAGTCTTCGGTGAGGACGATCGAGGCTCTGTGCGCCCAAAACTCGAAGAGCTTCTTTTCCTTCCAGAGGAGCTTGTCCAACTCCGAAAGGGCATAGCTCCCCAGCCGGCTCCATAGCACAGTCTGGTGACTCGGAGCGACCGCGCTGATCGGGTCGAGCTGTAGGCATCCGATGTCCCGGATCACTTGGAGAATCCGCGCTGCGTCATGCTTCGTCCTGGATTCGTCCGCAAGATGCTGCTTGACTATGGAAAGCCTTCTCGCAGACTCGCGCGAAGTGACGATTCCGGCCCTAGGGGACAAACGGTGCGGGGTGTCGGCCAGCTGAAATAATCGTTGCGAAGCTGAAGGGATTGGAGCCTAGTGGCCGCCGTGGTTGCCGCCGCAGCCGCACTCTTCCGCGTGGACGTTGGGGTTCTCGATCTTGAAGCCAGTCCTCTGAAGGCCTTCTACGAAGTCAATCTTGGACC
It contains:
- a CDS encoding winged helix DNA-binding domain-containing protein, giving the protein MSPRAGIVTSRESARRLSIVKQHLADESRTKHDAARILQVIRDIGCLQLDPISAVAPSHQTVLWSRLGSYALSELDKLLWKEKKLFEFWAHRASIVLTEDYPLYYPMMKNWPDDAPISPLWGARVKEWVRENAKVKQYILDELKRGPRLSRQFEKPRMNKHTMGWSSSSDVSRMLTYLFFRGDIMVVGRQGIQKVWGLTEEFLPAWTEKGDLTEEEVEHHAVQRAIKALGMATKANIRFHFLRGRYPNLVGTLQRLEDESKVERVQVEGEKEQYYVHSDDLKLLDRIESGRWRPRTTLLSPFDNLICDRDRTDALFGFHYRIGIYTPKHKRTHGYYVLPILQGDRLIGRVDPVMDRRGKRLVVNAVHAEKGAPHDRQAADEVARAIEDLGGFLGAKEVVYPSRVPDFWKGSLR